Genomic window (Streptomyces clavuligerus):
GTCCTTCCGGGAGGGCGCGGGGCGGTTGCGTGAGGAGCACCTGGCGATGCCGAGCCCGCACGACACCGTCCCCGTCCTGGAGAAGCTCACCGCGCGGCACCGTCCCTGAGGCCGCCCGTCCGCCCGTCCGCCCCTTCCCCGAGGCCCTTCCCGAGTCCGTTCCCCGAGCCCGTCCAAGAGTCCGTCCGTCCCGGGAGTCAAAGATGATCAATGTGTCCCAGCCGAGCCTGGGCGACGAGGAACTCGCGGCCGTCCAGGAGGTGTTCGCCGGCAACTGGCTGGGGTACGGTCCGCGCTCCGAGGCGTTCGAGGAGCGGTTCGCCCGGTACCTCGGCGTCGAACCCGGGCATGTCCTCTTCCTCAACTCCGCCACCTCCGGGCTGTTCCTCGCCACCGAACTGCTCGGCCTCGGCCCCGGCGACGAGGTCGTCCTGCCGTCGGCCGGCTTCGTCGCCAACGCCAACGCCGTCGTCGCCACCGGTGCCCGCCCGGTCTTCTGCGATGTCGACCCCCGCACGATGAACCCCTCGGTCGCCGACGTCGAGCGGGTCATGACGCCGCGGACGAAGGCGGTGATGCTGCTGCACTACGGCGGGCTGCCCGGCGACATCGCCGCGACGGCCGCACTCTGCCGGGACCGGGGCGTGGCCCTCATCGAGGACGCCGCCTGCTCGGTGGCCTCCTCCGTCGACGGCCGGATGTGCGGGACGTTCGGCGACATCGCGGTCTGGAGCTTCGACTCCAGGAAGATCATCACCACCGGGGACGGGGGCATGCTCCACGTGCGCGACCCCGAGCTGGCCCGCAGGGCACACCGGCTGGCCTACCACGGCATCGCCGAGCGCAGCGCGTTCACCACCGCCGCGCAGGGCACCGACCGCTGGTGGGGGCTGGACGTGGAGTACGTGGGGCGCCGGCTGATCGGCAACGACCTGACCGCCGCCATCGGCCAGGTGCAGCTCAGCCGTCTGCCCGCGTTCGTCGCCCGCCGCGCCGAGCTGACCACGCTGTACGACGAGGCGCTGGCCGGACTCGACGGCGTACGGCTGCCGCCCCGCCCACCCGTGGACCACCGCAGCACGCACTACTTCTACTGGGTGCAGCTCCCCGAGGACCGGCGCGACCGGGTCGCCAAGTCCCTGCTGGCGCGCGGTGTCTACACGACCTTCCGCTATATGCCGCTGCACCGCGTCCCCCTCTACGGCCCGCCCGTGGACCTGCCGGGTACCGACGAGGCATGGGCCACCACGCTGCTGCTGCCGTTGCACCAGGCACTGAGCGACGGCGAGGCACGGACCGTGGCCCGGGAGTTCATCGCGGCGGTGGGGGAGTGCGGGGCCTGAGACACCTCACGGCGGCCTGAGACACCTCACGGAGGCGTGAGACCCCCACGGGGGCGGGGGCGCCGCCCCCGCCCCGCACCACCTCACGCCTCCGGAAGCAGCGTGCTCGCCGCGGAGTACAGTTCGCCGAGGTCCGCGTTCCCGCCCGCCGTGTGCTCCCGTTCGTAGGTCTCCTGGCCGACGGCCGACCTGACCTGTGCGGTCACCCGCTCGACATCGCCCCGCTCCGCAGGGGCCGTCGGGGCGTTCGCCGACTTCCGGGCCGCCGCCGCCGCGCCCAGCAGACGCGCCGCGCGCTCGTGCCGGCCGAGCCGGGCATGGGCCCCCGCCAGCCCCTCCAGGGCGAGCACCGTCCCCCGGGGGTCACCCGCCAGCCGACGGCCGACCTCCAGACCCTCCAGATGCAACTCCAGCGCCGCCCGCACATCGCCCCGCTGCTCCGCGACGAATCCCAGCTCGGGCAGGATCAACGCCAGCGGCAAGGTATCGCCGCGACCCGACCGCTCCCGCGGCAGCCACTCCAGCACCCGCCGCAGCCGCGTCTCGGCGATGTCGAGCTTCCCGGCCTTGCGCGCCGCGATCCCGAGCCCCATCTCGCCGAAGATCTCCCCGGGTTTGAAGCCGTGCTCCCGCGCCAGGTGGATTCCCCGCTCGTGCAACTCCCTCGCCTGCTCGAACTCACCGGTCAGCATCGCCACTCGGCCCAGCCACGACAGCCTGCTGGAGACCTCCGACCACAGACCCAGCTCCTGCGCCGTACGCAGCCCGGTCCAGTGCAGCTCGGCCGCCGCGTCGTAGTGCCCCGCGATCTCCGCCAGATTGCCCAGGGCGTCCGTCGCCTGGAGATGGCCCCAGCGGTCCCCGATCTCCTGGAACAGGGCCGCGCTGCGCTCCCCGTCCCGGCGCAGTGCCGCCAGGTCCCCGCGGACCATCGCGTGCTTGGCACGCGTCCCCAGGGCCGCCGCCGTGCCCCACCGGTCGCCCAGCTCCTCGAAGGTGTCCAGGGCCGAGCCCACCAGCTCCTCGCTGAGCGCGAGATCGCCGAAGTCGCACTCGACGAACCCCAGGAACCACCGGGCGCGTGCCCGGTCCACGGGTGCGTCGCCGCCCTGCCCGAGCGCCTCCGCCGCCCGTCGCCGCGGGCCGTCGTCCGCCGTGTCCCCCGACAGGGCCATGAACCCGGCGTGCCAGGCCAGGGCCACCGCGCGCGCCGCGCTCCCGCCGCCCGCCACCGGGTCCGCGCCGTCCGGTCCCGCACCGCCGCCCGCCGGACCACCGGGCAGCCCGGCCGTCGCGTCCAGGGCCATGCCCAGATGGCTCAGCCCCTCACGAAGACGCCCGCGCAGAAACCAGTACCAGGCCAGCGCGCCGGCGAAGCGCAGCGCCTCCTCATCGGCGCCCTCCGTGCCCGCCGCCGCCTCCCGTACGGCCCCCGCGAGCGCCACCCGCAGATTTCCGTGCTCGACGTCCAGGAGTTCCAGCCAGCGGCGCTGCTCGCCGGTGACCAGCAGGCCGCCCACCCGCTCGGCCAACTGCCGGTAGTGGCGCCGGTGGCGCAGAACGGGCCCGGTGTCCCCGGCCTCGCGGAGCCTCTCCCGGCAGTACTCGGCCACGGACTCCAGCAGCCGGTAACGGGGCCCCTCCGCGGTGTCGGCGGCCACCACCAGCGAGCGGTCCACCAGATGTGCCAGCAGCATGAGAACGTCCTCGGCCGCCACCCCGCCGTCGCCGCCGCACACCTCCTCGGCCGCCTCCAGCGTGCAGCCGTCGGCGTGCACGGCCAGCCTGCGCAACACGGTCCGCTCGGGCCCCGACAACAGCTCCCAGCTCCAGTCGATCATCGCGCGGAGCGTCTGCTGCCGGGGCTCGGCGCCCCGGTACCCGGTGGCCAGCAGCCGGAACCGGTCGTCGAGCCGGGCGAGCAGCCCCGCCACGCCCAGGGCGCGAATCCGGGTGGCGGCCAGCTCCAGGGCCAGGGGTATCCCGTCGAGCCTGCGGCAGACCGCGGCCACCGCCGCGGCGTTGTCCAGGGAGAGTGCGAAACCGGGCAGGCCGTCCCCGGCGCGGGCCACGAAGAGCTGTACCGCGCTGCACCGCTCCAGCACCTCCGGCCGGTGGTCGTCCTCCGGGCCGGGCAGCTCCAACGGCGGTACGGGCCACAGCACCTCGCCCGCCAGCCGCAGCGGCTCCCGGCTCGTCGCCAGGATGCGCAGACCGGGCGCCGCCACCAGTACGTCCCGGGCGAGCGCGGCGACGGACTCCACGAGGTGCTCGCAGTTGTCGAGGACCAGCAGCAGCCGCTTGGCGGCCAGGAAGTCCGCGAGCCGCCCGGCGGGCGAGGCGCCCGCTCCGTACTCCGCCGTGGTCGCCTCGCGCACCCCCAGTACCGCCATCACGGCCTGTGCCACCGACTCGGCCGTGGCCGGGACCCCGGGGGCGCCCAGCGGCGCCAGCTCCACCAGCCACACCCCGTCGGCGAACGCGTCCGGTATCCGCGCGGCCGTCTCCAGCGCGAGCCGTGTCTTGCCCACGCCACCGGGTCCCGTGAGCGTCACCAGACGGCCGGCGGCGAGGAGCGCGCGCACCTCGGCGACGGCGGTCTCCCGCCCGACGAGCGCGGTCAGCGGGGCCGGAAGGTTACCGGCACGCCGGGGGCGTGCCGGACCGGGAACGGGTCCCGGCGCCCCGTCCAGCGCGGGGTCCTGGCGCAGGATCGCGCCGTGCAGAGCGACGATGTCGGCCCCCGGGTCGAGACCCAGCTCCGCGACGAGGAGTTGTCGCAGCTCCTCGTAGGCGGTCAGCGCGTCGGCCTGCCGCCCCGAGCGGTACAGGGCCAGCATGTACGAGGCCCGCAGCCGCTCGCGCAGCGGATGGAGTCCCACCAGCTCGCCCAGTTCACCGGTGAGCGCCTGGTGCCCGTCCAGCGCGAGCAGGGCCTCGGCCCGCTCCTCCAGGGTCGAGAGCCGCTGCTCCTCCAGGCGGGCGATGGCCGGCTGGAGATGGACCTCGTGGGCGAAGTCCGAGAACGCCGCCCCCCGCCACAGCCCGAGCGCCTCGGTCAGCAGATCCGCGCGCTCCCGCGGGTCCGGGGCCGCCCGCCCCCGCTCCACCAGCGCCTCGAACCGGGCGGCGTCCACCGAGTGGCCCGCGGCCTCCAGGGCGTACCCGGTGGCGAGCGACACCACCAGCTCCCGGCCGCCGGGCTCGGCCTCCTCCAGCACCCGGCGCAGCCGGGAGACCTTGATCTGGAGCGCGCCCACCGGGTTGGCCGGGGGAGTGTCGCCCCACAGATCCTGTACGAGACGGTCGGTGGAGACAGGGCGGCCGTCGTGCGCCAGGAGATCGGCCAGCAGGGCACGGATCTTCTGCTCGGGGACCCTGACCGGACGGTGATCCGCGGTCAGGACCGAAAGGGGACCCAGCACACCGAAACGCATGCGTCACGATATCGCGTGGCGGACCGAATGCCGTCCGACAGTGGACCGAAAGCCGCTCCCGGCAAGCTGAAAAGGCATCGGGCAGCCGACCGTTCCCCCGCAGGCTGCCCGATGCCTCCCCAAACGCCGGGCCTCCGCAGCCCGGACCCCCGATGGAGGAACGGAAGGCTCAGTGATGGATACGAGCACCACGGGCGAGGCGCCCGCTCGCGCCGGACAGCGGGAGTGGATCGGTCTGGCCGTGCTGGCCCTGCCGACCCTCCTGCTGTCCCTGGACATCAGCGTGTTGAACCTGGCGCTCCCGCACCTCAGTGCGGACCTGGGCGCCAGCGCCACCCAACAGCTCTGGATCATGGACATCTACGGCTTCATGATCGCCGGATTCCTGATCACCTGGGGCAACCTCGGCGACCGCATCGGCCGCCGCAAGCTCCTGCTGTTCGGTGCCGCGGCCTTCGGCGTCGCGTCCGTCCTGGCCGCCTACGCCAACAGCCCCGAGACGCTGATCGCGGCCCGCGCGGTCCTCGGCATCTCGGGGGCGACCCTGATGCCGTCGCTGCTGGCGCTCATCGGCAGCATGTTCGCCGACCCCAAACAGCGCGGCCTGGCCATCGGCGTCTGGATGAGCTGCTTCATGGGCGGCATGGCCCTGGGACCCGTCGCGGGCGGCGCGCTTCTCGACCACTTCTGGTGGGGCTCGGTCTTCCTGCTCGGCGTGCCGGTCATGCTGCTCCTGCTCGTCCTCGGCCCGATTCTGCTGCCCGAGCACCGCGACCCCGCGGCGGGCCGGACCGACCTGCCGAGTGTGCTGCTCTCCCTCGCCACCATCCTGCCGGTCATCTACGGAGCCAAGAAGCTGGCCACCGACGGCTTCGCCGCCACGTCCCTGCTGGCCCTGCTCGTCGGCATCGCCATCGGCTTCCTCTTTGTCCAGCGCCAGCAGAAGCTGACCAGCCCGCTGCTGGATCTCGGCCTGTTCCGCAACCGCACCCTCAGCTCCGCCCTCGGTGTCGCCCTGCTCTGCTCGGCCACCATGGGCGGTGTGACACTGCTGGTCTCGCTCTACCTCCAGCAGGTCGCCGGGCTTCCCGCACTGGAGGCAGGGCTGTGGCTGGTGCCGTCCTTCGCCCTGGCCATCATCGGCAACCTCGCCGCCCCCGGTCTGGCGCGCCGTATCCGTCCCGCCTACGCCATCGCCATCGGCCTGCTCGTCACGGCAGCCGGGCTGCTGCTGCTCACCCAGGCCGACGCCGACGGCGGAATCGCCCTGGTGGTCATCGGCTACGCGCTCGCCTTCGCGGGCACCAGCCCGATGGGCGTGCTCAGCACCGAACTGGTGGTGGGCTCCGCGCCACCGGAGAAGACGGGTTCCGCCGCCGCCATGTCGGAGACCAACGGCGAGTTCGGCATCGCGATGGGCATCGCCGTCCTCGGCAGCGTCGGCGCGGCCGTCTACCGCCACCGTGTCGAGGACGAGATCCCCGCCGACACCCCGTCCGCCGCCGCCGAGAGCGCCCGCGACAGCCTGCCCGCCGCCTCGGAGGCCGCCGCGGGCCTCCCCGGGGCCACGGGGGACGCCCTGCTCACCGCTGCCCGGGAGGCGTTCACGGGCGGACTGCACATCGTCGCCGTCGCGGCGGCCGTCGCCATGGTGGCCTTCGCCGCGCTCTCCGTCGCCGTACTGCGGCACGTGGGGCCCAGCGCCACCGACGAGGAGCAGCCCGGAGGGACGGAAACGGACGGCGAGCCCGCGCCCGTCCCCACCACGGCCGAGTCCGGCTGACCCGGCGGGAAGGCCCGGCGGGCGAGGCGGGAAGGGAACCGGACGCCGCGGGACGCGGGAGGCGACGCAATCCCGAAGATGCGGAGCCGGGGGCCCCGGTGCCACGCTCGAAGCGGTTCATCCGGTTTCCCTTCACGTGAGAAAGAGGACAAAGTGCTGACAGCGGATACGACGGCACAGACCGTGACCCCGACGCGCGAGGAGCTGGTCAGCAGGGCCTCGGAGGTGGCCGGCACCCTGCGGGAGCACGCCGGGTGGTCGGAGGAGAACCGGCGCCCCCACGACGACACCGTCCAGGCGCTGGCCGACGCGGGCATCTTCCGTATGCGGGTGCCCGCGCGGTACGGCGGCTATGAGTCCGACGCCACGACCCTGTGCGAGGTGGCCGCGGAGCTGGGCCGCGCCGACGGGTCCGCCGCGTGGACGGCGGCTGTCTACTCGATCCCGACGTGGATGACGGGCCTGTTCCCCGACGAGACACAGGCGGAGGTCTTCGCGACCCCCGACGTACGGATCTGCGGGACGCTCAGCCCCACCGCGCAGGCGGTCCCCGCGGAGGGCGGCATCGTTGTCGACGGCCGCTGGGGGTTCATCACCGGGGCTCTGCACGCACAGTGGCAGATCGTCGTGGCCGTGCTGATGGTGCCCGGCGGCGAGCCGGCCCCCGTCATGGCGCTGGTGCCGATGGACGACCTGACCATCGTCGACGACTGGCACACCGCGGGCCTCAAGGGCACCGGCAGTGTCACCACGATCGCCGAGCGGGTGTTCGTCCCGCAGGCCCGGGTGATGCCCATGGGCGCGGTGATCCAGGGACAGTCGGCCTCGCCCACCACCGCGGCGGG
Coding sequences:
- a CDS encoding BTAD domain-containing putative transcriptional regulator translates to MRFGVLGPLSVLTADHRPVRVPEQKIRALLADLLAHDGRPVSTDRLVQDLWGDTPPANPVGALQIKVSRLRRVLEEAEPGGRELVVSLATGYALEAAGHSVDAARFEALVERGRAAPDPRERADLLTEALGLWRGAAFSDFAHEVHLQPAIARLEEQRLSTLEERAEALLALDGHQALTGELGELVGLHPLRERLRASYMLALYRSGRQADALTAYEELRQLLVAELGLDPGADIVALHGAILRQDPALDGAPGPVPGPARPRRAGNLPAPLTALVGRETAVAEVRALLAAGRLVTLTGPGGVGKTRLALETAARIPDAFADGVWLVELAPLGAPGVPATAESVAQAVMAVLGVREATTAEYGAGASPAGRLADFLAAKRLLLVLDNCEHLVESVAALARDVLVAAPGLRILATSREPLRLAGEVLWPVPPLELPGPEDDHRPEVLERCSAVQLFVARAGDGLPGFALSLDNAAAVAAVCRRLDGIPLALELAATRIRALGVAGLLARLDDRFRLLATGYRGAEPRQQTLRAMIDWSWELLSGPERTVLRRLAVHADGCTLEAAEEVCGGDGGVAAEDVLMLLAHLVDRSLVVAADTAEGPRYRLLESVAEYCRERLREAGDTGPVLRHRRHYRQLAERVGGLLVTGEQRRWLELLDVEHGNLRVALAGAVREAAAGTEGADEEALRFAGALAWYWFLRGRLREGLSHLGMALDATAGLPGGPAGGGAGPDGADPVAGGGSAARAVALAWHAGFMALSGDTADDGPRRRAAEALGQGGDAPVDRARARWFLGFVECDFGDLALSEELVGSALDTFEELGDRWGTAAALGTRAKHAMVRGDLAALRRDGERSAALFQEIGDRWGHLQATDALGNLAEIAGHYDAAAELHWTGLRTAQELGLWSEVSSRLSWLGRVAMLTGEFEQARELHERGIHLAREHGFKPGEIFGEMGLGIAARKAGKLDIAETRLRRVLEWLPRERSGRGDTLPLALILPELGFVAEQRGDVRAALELHLEGLEVGRRLAGDPRGTVLALEGLAGAHARLGRHERAARLLGAAAAARKSANAPTAPAERGDVERVTAQVRSAVGQETYEREHTAGGNADLGELYSAASTLLPEA
- a CDS encoding MFS transporter encodes the protein MDTSTTGEAPARAGQREWIGLAVLALPTLLLSLDISVLNLALPHLSADLGASATQQLWIMDIYGFMIAGFLITWGNLGDRIGRRKLLLFGAAAFGVASVLAAYANSPETLIAARAVLGISGATLMPSLLALIGSMFADPKQRGLAIGVWMSCFMGGMALGPVAGGALLDHFWWGSVFLLGVPVMLLLLVLGPILLPEHRDPAAGRTDLPSVLLSLATILPVIYGAKKLATDGFAATSLLALLVGIAIGFLFVQRQQKLTSPLLDLGLFRNRTLSSALGVALLCSATMGGVTLLVSLYLQQVAGLPALEAGLWLVPSFALAIIGNLAAPGLARRIRPAYAIAIGLLVTAAGLLLLTQADADGGIALVVIGYALAFAGTSPMGVLSTELVVGSAPPEKTGSAAAMSETNGEFGIAMGIAVLGSVGAAVYRHRVEDEIPADTPSAAAESARDSLPAASEAAAGLPGATGDALLTAAREAFTGGLHIVAVAAAVAMVAFAALSVAVLRHVGPSATDEEQPGGTETDGEPAPVPTTAESG
- a CDS encoding DegT/DnrJ/EryC1/StrS family aminotransferase; this encodes MINVSQPSLGDEELAAVQEVFAGNWLGYGPRSEAFEERFARYLGVEPGHVLFLNSATSGLFLATELLGLGPGDEVVLPSAGFVANANAVVATGARPVFCDVDPRTMNPSVADVERVMTPRTKAVMLLHYGGLPGDIAATAALCRDRGVALIEDAACSVASSVDGRMCGTFGDIAVWSFDSRKIITTGDGGMLHVRDPELARRAHRLAYHGIAERSAFTTAAQGTDRWWGLDVEYVGRRLIGNDLTAAIGQVQLSRLPAFVARRAELTTLYDEALAGLDGVRLPPRPPVDHRSTHYFYWVQLPEDRRDRVAKSLLARGVYTTFRYMPLHRVPLYGPPVDLPGTDEAWATTLLLPLHQALSDGEARTVAREFIAAVGECGA
- a CDS encoding acyl-CoA dehydrogenase family protein, with product MLTADTTAQTVTPTREELVSRASEVAGTLREHAGWSEENRRPHDDTVQALADAGIFRMRVPARYGGYESDATTLCEVAAELGRADGSAAWTAAVYSIPTWMTGLFPDETQAEVFATPDVRICGTLSPTAQAVPAEGGIVVDGRWGFITGALHAQWQIVVAVLMVPGGEPAPVMALVPMDDLTIVDDWHTAGLKGTGSVTTIAERVFVPQARVMPMGAVIQGQSASPTTAAGALHRAPLLPVASASSVGPVLGMAKGALDAFLHRLPDRKITYTSYGRQSDAALTHLQVADAVMRIDEAEFHVRRLAGQVDAKAAEASEWTLAERVRARADMGAACRLAKEAVDILNTASGASSIRLDVPIQRFQRDIQAVCLHALMHPDTNAELYGRFLCGLEPDTLYL